Sequence from the Pan paniscus chromosome 4, NHGRI_mPanPan1-v2.0_pri, whole genome shotgun sequence genome:
CTTGTTTACAAAGCTTGCAGCTCTGCAGCTGGAGGGCTGTGTGGGCACTTTCTTGGCAACATGGGCCCTGTGGCCGTGAATGGCAGCGGTCACCTTCCTGGATGGGGCTGACTTttctctagcctgagcgacagccTGAGCCTCTGACTCCACGCAGTATGACCTGCAGACAATTGTTTGCGGCCTCATTCTAATTCCCTCCTAGGGACTCTCAgccatctttctttttccttgtggCAAGAGATGGCCAGGACTTTGGAATGGGCAATGGGTTTGCTGAAGATCACGTCCGTGGAATGCTGGGCTCTGGCATGGTCTGACCCTTGTGGTGAGCCTCTTTTCTCAGCTATTTCATGACTCTATCCAGATAGGAGCTACCTTAGGAAAAGAGCAACACCTACAATTCCTATCCATAGAATGGCTTTAGTCCGGTCCCATGGAATACAATTGATTACACCCTGAGCTCAAATCAGGTTCTACAAATTCATGCTGACATTCCTGCACTGTAGATAAACCTGCATCCTGTGGCTTCCCTGCCCTAGGTGCAGCTCCAGCTCCTTCCTTAACTCCACTGGTATTCCCTTTAATCTGCAGGAGGGGCCAGTGATTGACTTTGGGTGTACACTGTCCCTCCACACCACTTCCCTGTCTTCCATGGTTTTTCGTATTCATtttcttccacctcccaggcactGACCCCCCAGTAGTGACCCCGGGGGGAGACCATGCCAGGAAGCACACTGGCTGGGGGGACCCTGAGGCATCCCAGGGAGAGGCAGGAGCCGGAGGCAGCAGGAGCTGAAAGGAGATACCTGTTCTCTGCAGGTCTGTGCTGTGCACCCTCTGCACCCACGAGGCATCCTCAgaagtggggagggagaaggagggatggAGGAGTCTTTTAGCATAGTGTGGCCTCCATCTTCCCTCCCCAGGACACCGGGGACCATCCTGAGGGTGGCCCGAGTTGAGGGCCCCTCTGCAGAGGCTGGCAGTCAGGCCCACATCCCGAGAGCGGGACAGGGACATTTGGCCAGGCAGTTGAAGCTGGAGGTTCAGACGGCCGTTTATTTGGGGATTTATGACCTTAAGGGTCCCTCTGGAGTGGAGAAGAGCAGCTGCCTCCTCTGCTCAGCCTGGACACCCCTCCTGCCTGTTGGGACACTCTGTGGGTGCCGCCTGTGAGTCCTGAGATGTGCGATGTCCTGTACGCGCTGCCCAGCTCGATGTGAGGCAACGCGCTGTCCCCACGCCTCTCGCGGGGCCCATCAATCACCCCTGAGCACAGACTCTGCTTGCCCTGCACTTACAGCCGTCACGTCGCTAAATGGCTCTGCCTGTTACCGCAGCGCAAATACATGATCCTTTCACTTTGCaaattccatgtaattgtgtgtgGACTGTGTCAGCTTCGGATTTAATTGGTGTGTAGGCTGTGAGGCATGAATTACAGCATGTGTAATTTATTTATGcaataaaatttaccattaaccgagagaggaaaaataaagagaaaaataatatgttttgtAGTATAATTACATAATAAAGTTCGAATTAGGAATATCACTTGGCCCACAAACTTCCTCTGGCCCGAGAAAGATCAGAAAGCAACGTCGTCTCTTCAGTTCCTTCCTGGATTCTCAGGAGGAGCAGGTCCGCCTCTACGTGCGACGGGACAAGCGGGTTGGTGGTAAACGGAGCCGTGGGGAAGAGTGGGGCCTTTGAGAACCAGCTGCATTGACGGGGACATGGCCAGCCCAGGTCAACTggggagagatggagaaaagtAGGGGACGGATAAagagaaagttaatttttttcttatataaaatgaatCGTGAAAACTGCTCACTGGATAGCCAGGCCACTTACtcataaagaaaaagcaagagaaatgcctgccactgcgcctgggagTCCATTCCCAGGTCTAGGGCCACCCCAGAGCTCCCGGTCACCCTCAAGCTGAAATGTTAGACGCGGAGGGCTGGCTTCCCATGACATTTTCACCGGAGCCCCTGGCATGACTCAAAATCTGTGATTCTTCAAAATGATGAACATGGGCTCCTGTTGCCTCCTCACGCGGGAAGGTCCAGGAGCGCACACCCAGGCTGTGACTCTATTCTGCTGCGGTGACTCCGGACGTGAGGCTGGGACGAGCCTGAAGGAGCTGCGTGCTCGCCAGCGCCTCCCAGCCCACCTCTGCGGTCCGTCCTCCGGAGCCCACCCCGGCTCCACCTTGGCTCCCAGGCCGGCACCCCCGGGCTGAGCACAGGGCCAGGGGCAGGCGGGTTCCAGAGGGAGCATTTCCAAGGGAGGATGAAAACCAAAGTGCCTGTCAGGCAGGGGGCAAGGACAGAAGAGAAACGCCCCCGCTCCCAGGGCCGGGTGAGAGACTGTGGGGACCAGCTCAGGGACCCCCACCCAGAGGGGCCGCCACTTCCACGGGGAATGCTGGTCGGAGTGGGCTCTGGACCTTCCCGCGTGAGGAGACGACAGGAGCCCAGGCCTTACGTGGCCTCTCTGCCTCCAAACCCGGGCCGCCGGCTCCCCGCACAGGCTGGGGCGGCGTGGGGCGGGCGGAAGAGCCCGATCCCTCTGCGGCCGGCCTGGTTGATTCGGGCCCAGCGGaccctgaccctggccctggAGGCCGCTGCGGCCCCCACCCAGCTCCTCAGCAGCCACATGGCTGCCGGCCCTCACACCCCAGGGCGGCGCACAGGGCCTGGGCCTGACGACGTCCTTAGGGTCCCTGAGCAGCCGGGTCCTCACGGCCCTCGGCGACCCGGGGTCCCCGGGATGGAGCGAGGCTCTGGGCCTTCAGCAGACGCCGGGGCCCCAGACAGCCCTGACCCGAGCTCCAGAGACATCCGAGCCCAGGCTCCGAGAGAACCACCCCCGGCCGGGTGCGTCCGAGTCAGTGCTCCCCCGAAGGCGGGGACGTCGGGCGAGAAGCAACTGCAAGGACTCGCGGGAAGAAGCCACCGGGAATCATGGCGGCCGCGCTCGGAGGGACGGCTTTGCACGCAAGTTGTATTTTTCTTCAACTCCTCTGTGTTTTTCAAATCTTCTGTAGAAGTGGCTGTAGTGACCATCAGAAAAACAATCTGAAAGAAAGACAGGGATTGCCACCGACCCCAGGGCTGCATTTATTGCTGGACATTTGTCACGGTCTGAGCCGTGTGGACCGGCCCGGCTCAGCCAGAGCCAGGAGGGCTCGGAGGGGAGGCGGGGGCAGGGTTTGGGGA
This genomic interval carries:
- the LOC129397856 gene encoding basic salivary proline-rich protein 3-like, whose translation is MKTKVPVRQGARTEEKRPRSQGRVRDCGDQLRDPHPEGPPLPRGMLVGVGSGPSRVRRRQEPRPYVASLPPNPGRRLPAQAGAAWGGRKSPIPLRPAWLIRAQRTLTLALEAAAAPTQLLSSHMAAGPHTPGRRTGPGPDDVLRVPEQPGPHGPRRPGVPGMERGSGPSADAGAPDSPDPSSRDIRAQAPREPPPAGCVRVSAPPKAGTSGEKQLQGLAGRSHRESWRPRSEGRLCTLPTQVANAESWSTKSAAPAACCDVC